A genomic region of Phoenix dactylifera cultivar Barhee BC4 unplaced genomic scaffold, palm_55x_up_171113_PBpolish2nd_filt_p 000100F, whole genome shotgun sequence contains the following coding sequences:
- the LOC103698757 gene encoding polyubiquitin-like, with protein sequence MDVIFETSRGRHFTIEIGFFDTVLEIKEKIKRHEGYPVSSQKLVFKGEELIDDRDTEHYEILQGSRLQLIVAEPDDGSRVSAEEAGRVHVIVKIPISKRQLSLGVSVMDVVSSLKERIQESEGIPVNRFALFYGTIELQDNRALADYGVTEHSEVNVVTRPFLPAPTTSASKKLKLMVLPKCGTKKIPVEVNASDNVSELRKELQRLHAHLQFDLPSEGYFFIYKQNVMDDDQTFRWHDIRPGDTIEIFNGNVTGGS encoded by the coding sequence ATGGACGTGATCTTTGAGACATCCAGAGGAAGGCACTTCACCATAGAGATTGGCTTCTTTGACACAGTGCTCGAGATCAAGGAAAAGATCAAGAGGCATGAAGGCTACCCAGTCTCGAGCCAGAAGCTGGTCTTCAAAGGCGAGGAACTGATCGACGATCGAGACACCGAGCACTACGAAATTCTTCAAGGCTCTCGACTACAGTTGATCGTCGCCGAGCCTGACGACGGAAGTCGAGTGAGTGCTGAGGAAGCTGGTCGGGTCCATGTTATTGTCAAGATTCCGATTTCGAAGAGACAACTGTCGTTGGGGGTCAGTGTGATGGACGTTGTTAGCAGTTTGAAGGAGAGAATTCAGGAGTCCGAAGGCATTCCAGTAAATCGATTTGCATTGTTTTATGGTACCATCGAGTTGCAAGACAATCGAGCATTGGCTGACTATGGAGTTACTGAACATTCTGAAGTGAATGTAGTTACAAGGCCATTTCTGCCGGCACCAACAACCTCTGCATCCAAGAAATTGAAGCTGATGGTGCTGCCGAAATGCGGGACAAAGAAGATACCAGTTGAAGTGAATGCATCAGATAATGTAAGCGAGCTGAGGAAGGAGTTGCAGAGATTGCATGCTCATCTACAATTTGATCTGCCCAGCGAGGGATACTTCTTCATTTATAAGCAGAATGTTATGGATGATGATCAAACCTTCCGTTGGCATGATATACGGCCAGGTGATACCATTGAAATTTTTAATGGGAATGTGACCGGCGGATCATGA